One stretch of Armigeres subalbatus isolate Guangzhou_Male chromosome 2, GZ_Asu_2, whole genome shotgun sequence DNA includes these proteins:
- the LOC134217536 gene encoding importin-7, with product MDNAKICELLRATIDPNQRLQAEEQLNQVHKIIGFLPSLLQVVMQNDVDSPVRQAGAIYLKNLVTSSWQDREAEPGVPLPFSIHEQDRAMIRDTIVEAIVLAPDIIRVQLCVCIYNIIKNDFPGRWTQVVDKINIYLQNRDVNGWNGALMCMYQLVKNYEYKKSADRAPLTEAMNLLLPQMYNLMMNVINDPSEQSVLMQKLILKIFYALTQYALPQEVITREIFSNWMEICRQILDRAAPDSSHIDEDERPEMPWWKVKKWASHIVLRMFERYGSPGNVVSKDYNDFAEWFLPTFTSGLLNVLLKVLDQYRNKIYVSPRVMTDTLNYIKHAVSHAHSWKMLKPHFIAIIQDVIFPLMSYSEADEELWEADPIEYIRQKFDVFDDYTTPVPAAETLLHNCCKTRKGVLPQVMQIIMQIINAPNLNAKQKDGALHMVGSLADVLLKKKVFKDQVENLIMQYVFPEFNSPHGHLRARACWVLHYFSEIKLKNQQVLAEIMRLTSHALLNDKELPVKVEAAVALQMFLISQENAPKYLENQIKEITMELLKIIRETENEDLTNVMQKIVCIYSDQLLPIAVDICQHLATTFSQVLEADENSDERAITAMGLLNTMETLLSVMEEHPQVVLSLHPIVLQVVGHVLQHNVNEFYEEAFSLVYDLTSKAISPDMWKLLEIIYQLFQKDGIDYFVDMMPALHNYITVDTPAFLSNQNHVLAMFNMCKTILTGNTTEESECSAAKLLEVIILQCKGQIDECIPSFVELVLSRLTREVKTSELRTMCLQVVIAALYYNPQLLLQVLEKIPLPTNNESIASHFIKQWIHDSDCFLGIHDRKLCVIGLCTLISLGESKPQVLSELGDKIIPTLILIFDGLKRAYAARAAEEEEEESEEEDDDLEDGISSDEDEVDEMGPSYFERISKMAQDKAAEQGFELTATIKDGNDSDDEDDDDDDDDSGDDMDETALEGFNTPLDDEDDPAYVDEYMVFQEVMTNLPNIDPNWYNMLTRNLKPEDAKSLQEILVLAEQKKAAKRSKEIENSGGYQFTQHQIPSSFNFSGQQ from the exons GTTCACAAAATTATCGGTTTCCTGCCGAGCCTACTGCAGGTGGTCATGCAGAACGATGTCGACAGTCCGGTCCGCCAGGCAGGAGCCATCTACCTAAAAAATCTGGTAACCAGCAGCTGGCAAGATCGAGAGGCAGAACCCGGCGTTCCACTTCCGTTCTCCATCCATGAACAAGATCGCGCCATGATCCGCGATACGATTGTAGAGGCGATCGTTCTCGCTCCGGATATAATCCGTGTACAGCTGTGTGTCTGTATCTACAACATCATTAAGAACGATTTCCCCGGCCGGTGGACGCAGGTGGTAGACAAAATTAATATTTACCTGCAGAATCGGGATGTGAACGGATGGAACGGAGCCCTGATGTGTATGTACCAACTAGTAAAGAATTACGAATATAAAAAATCCGCCGATCGAGCTCCGTTAACTGAAGCGATGAATCTGCTGCTCCCACAGATGTACAATCTTATGATGAACGTCATAAATGATCCATCAGAACAGAGCGTTCTGATGCAGAAACTCATCCTCAAGATCTTCTACGCCCTTACACAGTACGCTTTGCCGCAAGAAGTAATCACTAGAGAAATATTCTCAAACTGGATGGAAATCTGCCGCCAAATTCTGGATCGCGCGGCTCCCGATTCTTCTCACATCGACGAAGATGAACGCCCAGAAATGCCATGGTGGAAAGTGAAAAAATGGGCCTCTCACATCGTACTGCGGATGTTCGAGCGATATGGCAGCCCGGGTAACGTGGTTTCGAAGGATTACAACGATTTCGCCGAATGGTTTTTGCCGACTTTTACAAGCGGTTTACTGAACGTGCTGCTTAAGGTTCTGGATCAGTATCGCAATAAAATCTACGTTTCTCCGAGGGTCATGACGGATACGCTCAACTATATTAAGCATGC AGTTTCTCATGCCCATTCGTGGAAAATGCTGAAACCGCACTTTATCGCCATCATTCAAGATGTCATCTTTCCACTGATGTCCTACTCGGAAGCCGACGAGGAGCTGTGGGAAGCTGACCCGATTGAGTACATCCGACAGAAGTTTGACGTCTTTGACGATTACACCACGCCCGTTCCGGCTGCTGAAACTCTGCTACATAACTGTTGCAAAACACGAAAAGGGGTCCTTCCGCAGGTCATGCAGATCATTATGCAAATAATCAATGCACCGAATCTGAACGCCAAACAGAAGGATGGTGCACTGCACATGGTCGGATCGTTAGCGGATGTGCTATTAAAAAAGAAAGTCTTCAAAGATCAGGTGGAGAATCTAATTATGCAATACGTATTTCCGGAATTCAACAGCCCTCATGGACATTTACGTGCCCGCGCATGTTGGGTGCTGCACTACTTTAGTGAAATcaagttaaaaaatcaacaggTGCTAGCAGAAATTATGCGTCTCACTTCGCACGCTCTGCTGAACGACAAAGAACTTCCAGTAAAGGTGGAAGCTGCGGTTGCCTTACAAATGTTCCTCATCTCGCAGGAGAACGCACCCAAGTACTTGGAAAACCAGATCAAAGAAATCACCATGGAACTTCTGAAAATTATCCGCGAAACAGAGAATGAAGACCTAACCAACGTCATGCAGAAAATTGTTTGCATCTATTCCGATCAGCTTCTCCCGATTGCCGTTGATATTTGCCAACACTTGGCCACCACGTTCAGCCAGGTGCTTGAGGCTGACGAAAATTCCGACGAACGAGCCATCACTGCTATGGGTTTGCTGAACACGATGGAAACCTTGCTGAGCGTGATGGAGGAACATCCTCAAGTTGTGCTTTCCCTGCATCCGATTGTGCTGCAAGTCGTTGGCCACGTGTTGCAACATAATGTCAACGAATTCTACGAAGAGGCCTTCTCACTGGTGTACGATCTGACGTCCAAGGCGATTTCGCCCGATATGTGGAAGTTGCTTGAAATTATTTACCAG CTATTCCAAAAAGACGGCATTGATTACTTTGTCGACATGATGCCGGCACTCCATAACTACATAACTGTCGATACGCCTGCATTTTTGTCCAACCAGAACCACGTTTTGGCTATGTTCAATATGTGCAAAACG ATATTGACAGGCAACACCACCGAAGAATCTGAATGTAGTGCAGCCAAACTGTTGGAAGTGATCATCCTACAGTGCAAGGGTCAAATCGATGAATGTATTCCTAGCTTCGTGGAATTGGTTCTATCGAGGTTAACGCGCGAAGTCAAGACTTCAGAACTCCGAACGATGTGCTTACAG GTCGTCATAGCCGCCCTCTACTACAACCCGCAGCTCCTCCTGCAAGTGTTAGAAAAAATTCCTCTTCCTACCAATAATGAATCGATAGCGTCACACTTCATCAAACAGTGGATACACGATTCGGATTGCTTCCTTGG AATTCACGATCGAAAGCTGTGCGTCATTGGTCTGTGTACGCTAATATCGCTTGGCGAGAGTAAACCCCAGGTGCTGAGCGAGCTGGGCGACAAGATCATTCCCACGCTGATATTGATTTTCGACGGATTGAAGCGTGCGTACGCGGCTCGTGCCGCCGAGGAGGAAGAAGAGGAAAGCGAAGAGGAGGATGACGATCTGGAAGATGGCATCTCCAGTGACGAAGACGAGGTGGATGAAATGGGACCGTCCTACTTCGAACGCATTTCCAAGATGGCCCAAGACAAAGCGGCCGAACAGGGCTTTGAACTGACCGCAACGATTAAG GACGGAAACGATTCGGACGAtgaagatgatgatgacgacgacgatgattcCGGTGATGATATGGACGAAACAGCTCTCGAAGGATTCAACACACCGCTGGACGATGAAGATGATCCAGCGTATGTCGATGAATAtatggttttccaagaagtgaTGACAA ATCTGCCTAACATAGATCCAAACTGGTATAATATGCTTACCAGGAATCTAAAGCCCGAGGACGCCAAATCACTGCAAGAGATCCTTGTTCTGGCCGAACAgaaaaaagcagctaaacgttcCAAGGAGATTGAAAATAGTGGAG GATACCAATTCACACAACATCAAATTCCAAGCTCTTTCAACTTCAGCGGCCAGCAGTAG